One Brassica oleracea var. oleracea cultivar TO1000 chromosome C7, BOL, whole genome shotgun sequence genomic window carries:
- the LOC106302241 gene encoding reticuline oxidase-like protein produces MKLIKHRAKTLSANKQKNMAFAGITNANMFLITLLLLSLSSIPLSSSTNQQDFVMCLVDNSDASFPMDSSFFTHDLNASSFKQALETSAQNLRYLMPSKPKPEFIFEPLYETHVQAAVVCAKKLRLHLRLRSGGHDYEGLSYVSEMETAFVIVDLSKLRQINVDLESNTAWIHAGASIGEVYYRIQEKSKVHGFPAGLCTSLGIGGHIIGGAYGSMMRKFGLGADNVLDARIVDAKGKILNRAAMGEDVFWAIRGGGGGSFGVILAWKIKLVPVPDVVTVFTVTKTLEQDGTRVLYKWQQVADKLDENLFIRAIIQPASKTPKSKERTISVSYQGQFLGDAKRLLQVMQRSFPQLGLKKKDCLETSWIKSVMYIAGFPSTAPPEALLAGKSLFKNYFKAKSDYVEKPIPIEGLEGLWKKLLEEDSPLTIWNPYGGMMAKIPETETPFPHRSGTLFKIQWLTLWQDGKASEAKHMEWMRNMYSYMEKYVSKNPRSAYVNYRDLDLGVNGRGTDAREWGNKYFKGNFERLVKIKAKFDPENFFRHEQSIPTKFK; encoded by the exons ATGAAACTCATCAAACACAGAGCTAAAACCTTATCAGCAAATAAACAAAAAAATATGGCCTTTGCGGGAATAACAAACGCAAACATGTTTCTCATAACGCTACTTCTCCTATCTCTTTCTTCCATCCCATTGTCTTCTTCCACCAACCAACAAGACTTCGTGATGTGTCTGGTCGACAACTCCGACGCTTCTTTTCCGATGGACTCTTCGTTCTTCACTCATGACCTAAATGCCTCTTCCTTCAAACAAGCGTTAGAAACGTCGGCTCAGAACCTCCGTTACTTGATGCCGTCAAAACCGAAGCCGGAGTTTATTTTTGAGCCGCTTTACGAAACGCACGTTCAAGCCGCAGTTGTTTGCGCCAAGAAGCTGCGACTTCACTTGCGGTTAAGAAGCGGCGGTCATGACTACGAAGGCCTTTCTTACGTCTCGGAGATGGAAACGGCGTTTGTGATCGTTGATTTATCGAAGCTTAGACAAATCAATGTCGATTTAGAAAGTAACACCGCGTGGATACACGCGGGTGCTTCCATTGGAGAGGTTTATTACAG GATCCAAGAGAAAAGCAAAGTCCATGGTTTTCCGGCGGGTTTATGCACCAGCCTAGGCATCGGCGGCCACATAATCGGCGGAGCCTACGGTTCAATGATGCGTAAGTTCGGACTCGGAGCCGACAACGTCCTCGACGCCAGAATCGTTGACGCGAAGGGCAAAATCCTGAACCGCGCTGCGATGGGAGAAGACGTTTTCTGGGCCATTCGCGGCGGTGGTGGAGGAAGCTTCGGCGTTATCCTTGCCTGGAAAATAAAGCTTGTTCCCGTGCCGGACGTAGTGACCGTGTTCACCGTTACGAAGACGCTTGAGCAAGACGGAACTAGGGTCTTGTACAAGTGGCAACAAGTCGCAGACAAGCTCGATGAAAATCTCTTTATCCGGGCGATTATTCAGCCGGCGAGCAAAACTCCTAAGAGCAAAGAGAGAACTATCTCGGTTTCGTACCAAGGACAGTTTCTTGGTGACGCTAAGAGGCTGTTGCAG GTGATGCAGAGGAGTTTCCCACAGCTGGGACTAAAAAAGAAAGATTGTTTAGAGACAAGCTGGATCAAATCAGTAATGTACATTGCTGGTTTTCCGAGCACCGCGCCACCGGAAGCTCTACTTGCTGGAAAATCGTTGTTCAAGAATTACTTCAAAGCCAAGTCAGACTATGTGGAAAAGCCAATTCCAATAGAAGGACTAGAAGGGCTATGGAAAAAGCTTCTAGAAGAGGATTCACCATTGACTATATGGAATCCTTATGGAGGAATGATGGCGAAAATCCCTGAGACAGAGACACCTTTCCCACATAGGAGTGGGACATTGTTCAAGATCCAGTGGCTGACTTTGTGGCAAGACGGGAAAGCTAGCGAGGCGAAGCATATGGAGTGGATGAGGAATATGTATAGTTACATGGAGAAGTATGTGTCGAAAAACCCAAGATCCGCCTATGTGAACTATAGAGATCTTGATTTAGGGGTGAATGGTAGAGGGACCGATGCAAGAGAATGGGGGAATAAATACTTCAAGGGAAATTTTGAGAGGTTGGTGAAGATTAAAGCTAAGTTTGATCCTGAGAATTTCTTTAGACACGAACAAAGTATTCCTACAAAATTTAAGTGA
- the LOC106302690 gene encoding uncharacterized protein At2g34160-like translates to MEEITDGVNNMNLAVDSQKKNRIQVSNTKKPLFFYVNLAKDLSRWNQMVNHFGLPGSKTFAEQVEILSQSLKNYVKIEITLGKSEKFDELMTAANEEKEEQQKLRYKAEHSLLLISDAFVFTHPQTQVVSPPLFSSHSHTLSRCRTFSFHLSG, encoded by the exons ATGGAAGAGATAACAGACGGAGTGAACAACATGAACTTGGCCGTTGATTCCCAGAAGAAGAACCGGATTCAAGTTTCCAACACCAAGAAACCATTGTTCTTCTACGTCAACCTCGCCAAG GATCT AAGTCGGTGGAACCAGATGGTGAATCATTTCGGATTACCTGGAAGCAAAACGTTTGCAGAACAAGTTGAGATTTTGTCTCAAAG CTTGAAAAACTATGTTAAG ATTGAAATTACGCTTGGGAAGTCAGAGAAGTTTGATGAGCTAATGACTGCAGCCAATGAAGAAAAGGAAGAGCAGCAGAAACTCAGGTACAAAGCTGAACATAGCTTACTCCTTATCTCTGATGCCTTTGTGTTTACTCATCCTCAAACTCAAGTAGTGTCTCCTCCCCTTTTCTCATCTCACTCACACACTCTCTCTCGTTGCAGAACCTTCTCCTTCCATCTCTCTGGTTAA